Proteins from a single region of Butyrivibrio fibrisolvens:
- a CDS encoding flagellar protein FlgN — translation MASLMEDLIEVLNQECIEYDELLGLSSKKTPVIAAGDLEKLSQITDEEQIAVGKIQKLEKRRIEVMTDIANVLNKDVKTLKLTELVRMLDKRPSEQRQLAQVRDKLKSISQHVRIVNSQNQELLEGSLEMVQFEMNILQQAGSAPETANYNKTAGTAGSLIGTNSGRFDARQ, via the coding sequence ATGGCGAGTCTGATGGAAGATCTGATAGAGGTTTTGAATCAGGAATGTATTGAATATGACGAGCTTTTGGGATTATCGAGTAAGAAGACACCGGTCATAGCAGCCGGCGATCTTGAGAAACTTTCGCAAATCACGGATGAGGAGCAAATTGCCGTTGGCAAGATCCAGAAGCTGGAAAAGCGCAGGATTGAAGTTATGACGGATATTGCTAATGTATTGAACAAGGATGTCAAGACATTGAAACTGACCGAATTGGTTCGCATGCTGGATAAGCGGCCATCGGAGCAAAGACAACTGGCGCAGGTTAGAGACAAGCTTAAGAGTATTTCACAACACGTCAGGATTGTTAACAGCCAGAATCAAGAATTACTTGAAGGTTCTCTTGAAATGGTTCAGTTCGAAATGAACATCCTGCAACAGGCAGGCAGTGCTCCTGAGACGGCTAATTATAATAAAACAGCAGGAACCGCTGGTTCCCTTATAGGAACGAACTCGGGCAGATTCGATGCCAGGCAGTGA
- a CDS encoding extracellular solute-binding protein, with translation MKRRIVLTLATVVSLSALAGCGGSGSAQAGGSGSADGKETIKMITWSNSGTVDALNELNKKFEEETGIAVELTEVPSTDYESLLNTRLAANDVDIFCYTTDSRAFAQPVVDWAPAEPLTWESIITGGNALDLSGYDWINNWSTGAEACKYGDGIYGIATGMTLMNGIFYNKTLFEENGWTEPKTWDEFITLCENIKAAGIAPLTVGGGDTWPVQMSANAIVDSVEEGGDEALAEGLWTGTRTYTDEKSLKVYNRELQFLSYMEEGFMGVAYSDVPARFVAGKAAMLYDGSWNAAEIEKVDPNFEYGYFALPGDTTNNFTGKYDLTFGINAKSEKTEAAAKWLEFFSNPENYTIYVNTNGFVPTMAGIQTDNKFLSILGDRVNDAQRTYECYNRVPTNVGAYGSYDPTNLKITGGEFEDVSELAAAAQKDWDDAMSSAKGQ, from the coding sequence ATGAAAAGAAGGATTGTTCTTACTTTAGCAACAGTAGTTTCACTTTCAGCTTTGGCTGGATGCGGGGGAAGCGGATCCGCGCAGGCAGGTGGCAGCGGTTCAGCAGATGGCAAAGAAACTATCAAAATGATCACTTGGTCTAACTCAGGAACAGTTGATGCTCTTAACGAACTTAACAAAAAGTTTGAAGAGGAAACAGGCATCGCTGTAGAACTTACAGAAGTACCATCAACAGATTATGAATCACTTCTCAACACAAGACTTGCAGCAAATGATGTAGACATTTTCTGCTATACAACTGATTCAAGAGCATTTGCCCAGCCTGTAGTAGATTGGGCTCCTGCAGAACCTCTTACCTGGGAATCCATTATCACAGGTGGTAACGCACTTGATCTTTCAGGCTATGACTGGATAAACAACTGGAGCACAGGTGCTGAAGCTTGCAAATATGGAGATGGCATCTACGGTATCGCTACAGGTATGACTCTTATGAACGGTATCTTCTATAACAAGACCCTGTTCGAAGAAAACGGCTGGACAGAACCCAAAACATGGGATGAGTTCATTACACTTTGTGAAAATATCAAAGCTGCTGGTATTGCTCCTCTTACAGTAGGTGGCGGAGATACATGGCCTGTACAGATGAGTGCCAACGCTATCGTAGACTCTGTAGAAGAAGGCGGCGACGAAGCTCTTGCAGAGGGGCTTTGGACCGGTACACGTACTTATACAGATGAAAAATCTCTTAAAGTTTATAACCGTGAGCTTCAGTTCCTTTCATATATGGAAGAGGGATTCATGGGCGTAGCTTATTCTGATGTTCCTGCCCGTTTTGTAGCAGGTAAGGCAGCAATGCTCTATGACGGATCATGGAATGCAGCAGAAATTGAGAAGGTTGATCCTAACTTTGAATATGGATACTTCGCTTTACCAGGTGATACAACAAACAACTTCACAGGAAAATATGACCTTACTTTCGGAATCAATGCTAAGTCAGAAAAGACAGAAGCTGCTGCCAAGTGGCTTGAGTTCTTCTCAAATCCTGAGAACTATACAATCTATGTAAACACAAATGGCTTCGTACCTACAATGGCAGGAATCCAGACAGATAATAAGTTCCTCAGCATCCTTGGTGACAGAGTAAATGATGCTCAGCGTACATACGAGTGCTACAACAGAGTACCTACAAACGTTGGTGCATACGGATCCTACGACCCAACTAACTTAAAGATCACCGGTGGTGAATTTGAAGATGTATCTGAACTTGCAGCTGCTGCCCAGAAAGACTGGGATGATGCAATGTCTTCAGCAAAGGGCCAGTAA
- the flgK gene encoding flagellar hook-associated protein FlgK translates to MANLYVGVSGLQTSQNALNTTAHNLANIGTEGYTRQQVSLGDRKYQLIDIKPAISHKQTGLGVAYVNCKQVRSVFLDASYRLESGRSEFYDISYETLEQVEDLLQEMNGAEFADNLTNLWTQVQEVAKDPTSAVNQAAFVNRCAEFVESAKAVYKGFVEYQENLNKQVKTLVDEINDIGDGIRELNQKIVAIESGYVEKANDLRDTRNSLLDRLGELGNITYEEDIFGNVLVNFEGTQFVLSDNVHHLGCDIEESPCNYYTVYWEYAAKRYEDEEGNTVLDISGAHVYDLTKTVSTQLNTDVGELRSTLLARGDHNATYHDITDDETGVYYNKNIAQSVIMNIEAEFDQMFHNIVSAINEVYENAASNPATLQNLKDGRATANPADYVMFNMIDDDDALIYDIDSDHTAGNNITGLTIVNTEVNEKLLQTPTINTFVTIEGEEDTAAATALKEVFTDARYTLNPNVATRIDLMEYYDALVAQVANTGSINKALSENQTITVNTISAAREQIVGVSSDEELEFMIEFQNAYNASSRFINVVNEMLEHIITSLGR, encoded by the coding sequence ATGGCAAACCTGTATGTCGGTGTATCCGGCCTTCAAACTTCACAAAATGCTCTGAATACAACGGCGCATAACCTGGCCAATATTGGTACAGAAGGATATACACGTCAGCAGGTATCGCTGGGTGACAGAAAATATCAGCTCATAGATATCAAACCTGCGATATCCCACAAGCAGACAGGTCTTGGTGTTGCATATGTTAACTGTAAGCAGGTCAGGAGCGTATTCCTCGATGCTTCCTACAGACTTGAAAGCGGCAGAAGCGAATTTTATGACATATCATATGAAACTCTTGAACAGGTAGAAGATCTTCTTCAGGAAATGAACGGCGCAGAATTTGCGGATAACCTTACAAATCTTTGGACCCAGGTTCAGGAAGTTGCAAAGGATCCGACAAGTGCAGTTAATCAGGCAGCATTCGTAAACAGATGTGCAGAATTCGTTGAGAGTGCCAAAGCGGTATACAAGGGATTCGTAGAATACCAGGAAAATCTCAACAAGCAGGTTAAGACACTTGTAGATGAAATAAACGACATAGGCGATGGAATACGAGAACTGAATCAGAAGATCGTAGCTATAGAATCAGGCTATGTAGAGAAAGCCAACGACCTTCGAGATACCAGAAATTCTCTTTTGGACAGACTTGGAGAGCTTGGAAATATCACTTATGAAGAAGATATTTTTGGAAATGTCCTCGTTAACTTTGAAGGAACTCAGTTCGTTCTTTCAGATAATGTTCATCACCTTGGATGTGACATTGAAGAAAGCCCATGTAATTACTACACAGTTTACTGGGAATATGCAGCAAAAAGATATGAAGATGAAGAAGGGAATACCGTTCTTGACATAAGCGGAGCTCATGTTTACGACCTCACCAAAACAGTATCTACTCAGCTTAACACTGATGTAGGAGAACTTAGATCCACACTCCTTGCAAGGGGTGACCACAACGCAACCTATCATGACATAACAGATGATGAGACTGGAGTATATTACAACAAGAATATAGCACAGTCGGTGATCATGAACATAGAAGCTGAATTTGATCAGATGTTTCATAACATAGTTTCAGCCATCAATGAGGTATATGAAAATGCAGCAAGTAATCCAGCCACGCTGCAGAACCTCAAGGATGGAAGAGCAACAGCAAATCCGGCAGATTATGTAATGTTCAACATGATAGATGATGATGATGCTCTTATCTATGATATAGATTCTGATCATACAGCAGGTAATAACATTACAGGTCTTACGATAGTAAATACTGAAGTTAATGAAAAGCTCCTGCAGACTCCGACAATAAATACATTCGTAACTATTGAAGGAGAAGAAGATACAGCTGCAGCCACAGCGTTAAAGGAAGTATTTACAGATGCAAGGTATACACTCAATCCTAATGTGGCAACAAGAATAGATCTTATGGAATACTATGATGCACTTGTAGCTCAGGTTGCCAACACAGGAAGCATTAACAAAGCACTTTCAGAAAACCAGACGATCACAGTCAACACGATATCTGCAGCAAGAGAACAGATAGTTGGTGTATCAAGTGATGAAGAGCTTGAGTTTATGATCGAGTTTCAAAATGCCTATAACGCATCAAGCCGTTTCATCAATGTAGTAAACGAAATGCTTGAACATATAATTACATCTCTGGGTAGATGA
- a CDS encoding GGDEF domain-containing protein, producing the protein MEVSFCYVVFHLFGIGLSAMILYNIKRNHSNKRKARKYVKVLALCLSLLTADLIRYLVLSFTDNEGSVMNRIFYGIYLVTLVIAVSYMAVYAYFYLDIEIRHRNRMLKKTIEDAICIMPSFFLVAVAFVDKTQIITIALVLLYLMALYIDNQNELISLDPLTRLNNRNELTGYLWYKLSTPMRGRICLLMMDMNRFKSINDTYGHVEGDQALIAVASCLKKACGGIPGRPFIARYGGDEFIVVMETESDLDVDHLCDYIHMTLAVENHRLKKPYNLSISIGWVRNEQNNRSIKKLLRRADIELYEKKRQFKERERTA; encoded by the coding sequence ATGGAAGTGAGTTTTTGTTATGTCGTATTCCATCTTTTTGGAATAGGACTGTCTGCAATGATTCTGTATAATATCAAACGAAATCACTCTAACAAAAGAAAAGCCAGAAAATACGTTAAGGTACTCGCTTTATGCCTGTCTCTTCTTACAGCAGACCTTATACGCTATTTGGTTCTTAGTTTTACTGATAATGAAGGCTCTGTGATGAACAGGATCTTTTATGGTATATATCTGGTAACACTCGTGATCGCAGTTTCCTACATGGCTGTATATGCGTATTTTTACCTGGATATAGAGATTCGTCACAGAAACAGGATGCTGAAAAAGACAATAGAAGATGCGATCTGTATTATGCCTTCGTTTTTTCTTGTAGCAGTTGCTTTTGTTGATAAGACTCAGATTATTACCATTGCTCTTGTACTTTTATACCTGATGGCTTTGTACATTGATAATCAGAATGAGCTTATATCTCTTGATCCTCTTACTAGACTGAATAACAGAAATGAGCTTACAGGCTATCTTTGGTACAAGCTTTCAACACCAATGCGAGGAAGGATCTGCCTTCTTATGATGGACATGAACAGATTTAAGTCCATCAATGATACCTATGGCCACGTAGAAGGAGATCAGGCACTTATCGCAGTTGCATCCTGCCTTAAGAAAGCCTGCGGCGGAATTCCGGGAAGACCTTTTATCGCAAGATACGGTGGTGACGAGTTTATCGTAGTAATGGAAACAGAATCGGATCTCGATGTTGATCATCTGTGTGATTATATTCACATGACTCTGGCAGTTGAGAATCACAGGCTTAAAAAGCCTTACAACCTTAGTATATCGATCGGCTGGGTGCGCAACGAGCAGAATAACAGATCCATCAAAAAGCTCCTTCGCCGTGCTGATATAGAGCTTTATGAAAAGAAGCGTCAGTTCAAAGAAAGAGAACGTACTGCATGA
- the flgM gene encoding flagellar biosynthesis anti-sigma factor FlgM, with the protein MRIEAYNQIQQVYNKPKVQHTGKTEKATKTDNVQISSLGKDIQVAKQAVKNAPDVREDVIAPLKEKVQNGTYDVSADKFADKMLAEFA; encoded by the coding sequence ATGCGTATTGAAGCTTACAACCAGATACAACAGGTTTATAACAAACCCAAGGTACAGCATACTGGAAAGACCGAGAAGGCAACAAAGACAGATAATGTCCAGATTTCTTCATTAGGTAAAGATATCCAGGTTGCTAAGCAGGCAGTGAAGAATGCACCCGATGTTAGAGAGGATGTAATTGCTCCTCTCAAAGAGAAGGTACAGAACGGCACATACGATGTCAGCGCAGATAAGTTTGCTGACAAAATGCTTGCAGAATTTGCATAA
- the flgK gene encoding flagellar hook-associated protein FlgK, with translation MPSQFFGLNIAASGLRAANAAMNTTANNISNCNTDGYSRQKVQQEAADALRVFTTYGCAGAGVDTVAIERVRDEFYDQRYRDNEKLYGEYSQKNYYQSIIEQYYNDNGETGFSTLFSRMQANLQSVMTAAGTTTTKATYVASMTAITDYFNTMSINLQNLQNDLNQEIKTTCDAINSIAEEVASLNEQINIIEMTGTTANDLRDTRDLLIDHLSEYVSVKVKETDVIDENDPERDTGATRFEVWIAGGTCLVDTYSYNKLACIARDDDEFINQTDITGLYDIKVVRSNFEEGSGKYISNFDLDNANMGGKLYGLIQMRDGNNQKFFNGTSGAWNPLTHTMSVTVTNDYLKDMAQCSLPAEGVIQIGARTYEYTGWTYDGDSTYTFTLDDTDDETGRAVDFSRLQSRSYDTVNVGKSIDYQGIPYYQSQMNEWIRNFAREVNNITTTGYTSTGEDGCYMLTGDRTVSSNTSPAQYTFEELTTTNYGYYYLTADNFAVYSAMVHNSNLLATKADTTEGDDEFGNIDKLGDMFNSKEVFRGATSGEFLDKILADAALNTSNASTMEKTYEALRNTIDNQRLSVAGVDEDEEAANLVKFQNAYTLSSKVVQTLTEMYDQLILNTGV, from the coding sequence ATGCCATCACAATTTTTCGGACTTAATATAGCAGCATCAGGTTTAAGAGCCGCTAATGCAGCTATGAACACAACAGCAAATAACATATCGAACTGCAACACAGATGGATATTCCAGACAGAAGGTTCAGCAGGAAGCAGCAGATGCTCTTCGCGTATTTACTACTTATGGGTGTGCCGGAGCAGGTGTTGATACTGTGGCTATAGAAAGAGTCAGAGATGAATTCTATGACCAGAGATATCGTGATAATGAAAAGCTTTATGGTGAGTATTCTCAGAAGAATTATTATCAGAGCATCATTGAACAGTATTATAACGATAACGGTGAAACCGGATTTTCAACTCTTTTCTCAAGAATGCAGGCTAATCTCCAGTCAGTAATGACTGCAGCAGGAACCACAACTACCAAGGCTACATATGTAGCATCAATGACAGCTATTACTGATTACTTCAACACAATGTCGATAAATCTTCAGAACCTGCAAAATGACCTTAATCAGGAGATCAAGACAACATGTGATGCGATCAATTCCATAGCAGAAGAAGTTGCAAGCTTGAACGAACAGATCAACATCATCGAGATGACTGGAACGACAGCTAATGATCTTAGGGATACGCGAGATCTTCTTATCGATCACCTTTCTGAGTATGTATCGGTCAAGGTAAAAGAAACTGATGTCATTGATGAAAATGATCCTGAAAGAGATACAGGTGCAACGAGATTTGAAGTTTGGATTGCAGGTGGAACGTGTCTTGTTGATACATACAGTTACAATAAGCTGGCATGTATAGCAAGAGATGATGATGAATTTATAAACCAGACAGATATTACAGGTCTATATGATATCAAAGTAGTAAGAAGCAATTTTGAAGAAGGCAGCGGTAAGTATATAAGCAATTTCGATCTTGATAATGCCAATATGGGCGGTAAGTTATATGGCCTTATTCAGATGAGAGACGGTAATAATCAGAAGTTCTTCAATGGTACCAGCGGTGCCTGGAATCCTTTGACTCATACAATGTCAGTTACAGTAACTAACGATTATCTTAAGGATATGGCACAGTGCTCACTTCCTGCAGAAGGCGTTATCCAGATTGGTGCAAGAACTTACGAATATACAGGTTGGACCTATGATGGCGATAGTACCTATACATTCACACTTGATGATACAGATGATGAAACCGGAAGAGCAGTAGATTTTTCCAGACTTCAGTCAAGAAGCTATGATACGGTAAATGTCGGTAAATCAATAGATTATCAGGGGATTCCTTACTATCAGTCCCAGATGAACGAGTGGATAAGGAACTTCGCAAGAGAAGTAAATAATATTACAACAACAGGTTATACATCTACAGGCGAAGACGGATGTTACATGCTTACAGGTGACAGAACTGTATCGAGTAATACTTCACCTGCCCAGTATACCTTCGAAGAACTGACAACTACCAACTATGGATACTACTACCTGACAGCAGATAACTTCGCAGTGTACTCAGCAATGGTGCACAATTCCAACCTTCTTGCAACTAAAGCAGATACTACTGAAGGTGATGATGAATTCGGCAATATCGATAAGCTTGGAGATATGTTCAATTCCAAAGAGGTATTCAGAGGAGCAACTTCAGGAGAGTTCCTTGATAAGATCCTTGCAGATGCAGCGCTTAATACAAGTAATGCATCTACTATGGAAAAAACTTATGAAGCACTAAGGAATACGATCGATAACCAGAGACTTTCGGTAGCAGGAGTTGATGAAGACGAAGAAGCAGCAAATCTGGTTAAGTTCCAGAATGCATATACACTTAGTTCTAAAGTAGTACAGACATTGACGGAGATGTACGACCAGCTCATTCTAAATACCGGAGTTTAA
- a CDS encoding sugar ABC transporter permease, with product MNAKNKQIMIKKAVFNPLMIWLGIAPGLLIFILFRLVPSIGTVIFSLTDIRQTPGNAVHFVGLENYMDIMTLNMRDFGNALIRTGIFTGLVTIVQTALALFIAVILNMKSIKGKTFYRTVVFLPVILGVTVCGLAFKLFFSVDGPAAWFLHLFGQSSTFFGDRNVALYLVIFCQIWFNVGSEMIIFLAGLQNVAPELIEAARIDGASDWKVFWHVSIPQIVSVVAVNLMMCLIGSLSAYQIILVTTKGNEWTKTLSMMIFGIAFNVGDAGKSNAGRQGYASALQVMLFLIILVVTLITQKIQNKVEEKEGIR from the coding sequence ATGAACGCAAAGAATAAACAGATCATGATAAAAAAAGCTGTATTCAATCCCCTGATGATATGGCTTGGAATAGCACCGGGACTTCTTATCTTCATCCTGTTCCGCCTTGTTCCAAGTATTGGCACAGTTATTTTTTCTCTCACCGATATCAGACAGACTCCCGGAAATGCTGTGCATTTCGTTGGTCTTGAAAACTACATGGATATCATGACTCTTAACATGAGAGATTTTGGTAATGCCCTAATAAGAACAGGAATCTTCACAGGGCTTGTTACTATAGTTCAGACTGCACTTGCCTTGTTTATTGCAGTAATACTCAATATGAAAAGTATCAAGGGTAAAACATTCTACAGAACAGTAGTATTTCTCCCTGTTATCCTTGGCGTAACTGTCTGCGGACTTGCTTTCAAACTCTTTTTCTCAGTTGATGGTCCAGCTGCATGGTTTCTACACCTCTTTGGACAGAGCTCGACCTTTTTTGGCGACAGAAATGTAGCCTTATATCTGGTTATCTTCTGCCAGATCTGGTTCAATGTCGGTTCAGAAATGATAATCTTTCTTGCCGGACTTCAGAATGTAGCTCCTGAGCTTATTGAAGCTGCAAGAATTGACGGAGCAAGCGACTGGAAAGTTTTCTGGCACGTTTCAATTCCACAGATAGTATCAGTTGTTGCCGTAAATCTTATGATGTGCCTTATCGGATCCCTTTCTGCATACCAGATCATCCTTGTTACGACCAAGGGTAATGAATGGACTAAGACTCTATCCATGATGATCTTTGGTATAGCATTTAATGTCGGCGATGCAGGTAAGAGTAATGCCGGAAGACAAGGCTATGCATCTGCGCTTCAGGTTATGCTGTTTTTGATCATTCTAGTGGTAACACTTATAACCCAGAAGATTCAGAACAAAGTTGAGGAAAAGGAGGGAATCAGATAA
- a CDS encoding helix-turn-helix domain-containing protein produces the protein MGSIDLNREWLAAEFVNQEMATRHRGLEPEFDFYDAIATGNLEAVKENCKKKMFVDMNGVGKLSRDPLRNMKYHFVVTAAMIVRYCVHNGMTQEKAYSLSDFYILKADETMGIEELNRIHDEMCIDICSQMKEIRKQQILSKPIVLCIDYIYSHIHYRITIEELAEHLDISTSYLSRLFKKEMGIHVSEYINELKIEQAKNMLQYSDLKIIDIANYLSYSSQSHFIQVFQKITGLTPHKFRQKNFRNTWNKMPVPGESVSNE, from the coding sequence ATGGGTTCTATTGATCTAAACCGTGAATGGCTTGCGGCAGAGTTTGTAAATCAGGAGATGGCTACACGTCACAGAGGCCTGGAGCCTGAGTTTGACTTCTACGACGCTATAGCAACAGGGAATCTTGAAGCTGTTAAGGAAAACTGCAAGAAGAAAATGTTTGTAGATATGAACGGAGTTGGAAAGCTTTCAAGAGATCCCCTTCGAAATATGAAATATCATTTTGTTGTTACTGCAGCAATGATAGTCAGGTACTGTGTCCATAACGGAATGACACAGGAGAAGGCATATTCTCTTAGTGATTTTTATATCCTAAAAGCTGACGAAACAATGGGTATCGAAGAGCTGAATAGGATCCATGATGAGATGTGTATTGATATCTGCAGTCAGATGAAGGAGATCAGGAAGCAGCAGATATTGTCTAAACCTATCGTCCTTTGCATAGATTATATATACAGCCACATCCACTATAGGATCACTATCGAAGAGCTGGCAGAGCATCTTGATATCTCAACAAGCTATTTATCCAGACTTTTTAAAAAGGAAATGGGAATTCATGTAAGTGAGTATATCAATGAACTTAAGATAGAACAGGCTAAAAACATGCTTCAGTACTCAGACCTTAAGATAATTGACATAGCTAATTATCTGTCATATTCATCTCAAAGCCACTTCATTCAGGTGTTTCAAAAGATCACAGGCTTAACACCTCATAAATTCAGGCAAAAGAACTTTAGAAATACCTGGAACAAAATGCCTGTTCCCGGCGAATCTGTTTCAAATGAATAA
- a CDS encoding flagellin yields MRITNKIMHNNSIYNINNNKVTEDGLNTQIATGKKLTRPSDDPVIAIRALRLRSNVTELSQYYEKNAKDAESWLNVTEDSLSTITDVLTALIQQCNKGVNQYETLDDIDTILTEMSALSDEYYSTGNEDYAGRYIFTGYRTQQSLTFKDDESTQYIKLHDEFNAEDVDTSQRVIGAYTLTASDSTFPAESDMASCNVGRIRLSYDNVDPDVGNVSVRYRSTMTVPATSILSTSKTEDTVYLTYKDGDGITRKVNISTNTDNNTNDDNKVTVTEADGSVTTYSARINDDYGYTITGENSMFGPFSMTLNQNGVATATDISVDVNGTDLIIKYTDASGSPREAQVSTLQSSTITESNGSTTTYSITSEEDGGYTIKAVNSASGTSLFTVDHNGKVKAYDITATVSDTALSTFDFTVNGEQTTIQVPLTGASDAPYEVDVFDLAGNAYSMTVNTDGTYQINNESSLIESGENVNVVNLSSNGSVHSSYVETVIKPGVLNAPSLPKVIDSTTTEDIIDDIYVALSKDTENECFCINSYTGEILLSAKLKEKLESLTDITNANNINVMYDKSSWLAGDTRPENLMKCTNIDDGVTVVYNGGNSSHIMEYDVGYGQTIEVNTTANEVFTTSVRRDVEDLKRLVSRMKDIKTMMNTMNSNLAATTDDNAIANIKKEIAAAQKSYDYMKEELKDMFGKKITSMQEALDKANVAVTENGTRSSRLSMVQSRLQNQLTTFKTLQSDNEDIDMAETATNLSTAELIYQASLMATSKIMKESLMNYI; encoded by the coding sequence ATGCGAATTACTAACAAGATAATGCATAATAACTCAATCTACAATATCAATAATAACAAGGTGACTGAAGACGGTCTAAATACTCAGATCGCTACAGGCAAAAAGCTTACAAGACCATCTGATGATCCTGTTATTGCTATAAGAGCTCTTCGCCTTCGAAGCAATGTTACAGAGCTGAGTCAGTATTACGAAAAGAATGCTAAAGATGCAGAAAGCTGGCTTAATGTAACAGAGGATTCACTTTCAACTATCACTGATGTACTTACTGCCTTGATACAGCAGTGCAATAAGGGTGTTAACCAGTACGAAACACTTGATGATATTGATACGATACTTACTGAAATGAGTGCTCTTTCCGATGAGTACTATTCTACAGGTAATGAAGACTATGCCGGAAGATATATTTTCACAGGTTACAGAACCCAGCAGTCGCTTACTTTTAAAGATGATGAGAGTACACAATATATAAAGCTTCATGATGAATTTAATGCAGAAGATGTAGATACTTCTCAGAGAGTAATAGGTGCATATACACTTACTGCAAGTGACAGTACTTTCCCGGCAGAAAGTGATATGGCATCCTGTAATGTGGGCCGCATACGCCTTTCTTATGATAATGTCGATCCGGATGTTGGAAATGTTTCTGTAAGATATCGTTCTACCATGACTGTTCCTGCAACATCTATTTTATCAACATCAAAAACTGAAGATACTGTATACCTGACTTATAAAGATGGAGATGGCATTACCCGTAAGGTTAATATCTCTACAAATACCGATAATAATACAAATGATGATAATAAAGTTACTGTAACAGAAGCGGATGGTTCGGTTACAACATATTCAGCCAGGATAAATGATGATTATGGATATACGATCACGGGTGAAAACTCCATGTTCGGACCATTTTCAATGACACTTAATCAAAATGGTGTTGCAACAGCCACTGATATAAGCGTTGATGTAAACGGAACAGACCTTATCATTAAGTATACAGATGCATCTGGAAGCCCTAGAGAAGCACAGGTAAGTACACTTCAGTCATCAACCATTACAGAGTCTAATGGCTCGACAACAACTTATTCAATAACTTCTGAAGAAGATGGCGGATACACAATAAAGGCTGTGAACTCTGCATCCGGTACAAGTCTTTTCACAGTTGATCATAATGGTAAAGTTAAGGCGTACGATATTACAGCGACAGTTTCTGATACAGCACTTTCAACCTTTGATTTTACAGTTAATGGTGAACAGACAACGATCCAGGTTCCGCTTACAGGTGCGTCAGATGCTCCATATGAAGTGGATGTATTTGATCTTGCCGGAAATGCGTATTCAATGACGGTTAATACAGATGGAACTTATCAGATCAACAATGAAAGTTCACTTATCGAATCAGGTGAAAACGTAAATGTAGTTAACCTTTCTTCAAACGGAAGTGTACACAGCTCATATGTTGAGACTGTGATAAAGCCCGGCGTTCTTAATGCGCCAAGTCTTCCGAAGGTTATAGATTCTACTACAACAGAAGATATTATTGATGATATATATGTAGCTCTTTCCAAAGATACTGAGAACGAGTGCTTCTGCATCAACTCATATACAGGAGAGATACTTCTTTCTGCAAAGCTTAAGGAAAAACTTGAATCACTTACAGATATAACCAATGCCAACAATATTAACGTAATGTATGATAAATCTTCGTGGCTTGCAGGTGATACAAGACCTGAGAACCTTATGAAGTGCACCAATATAGATGATGGTGTAACTGTTGTTTATAACGGCGGAAATTCCAGCCATATCATGGAGTATGATGTTGGATATGGTCAGACTATAGAGGTTAATACTACTGCTAATGAAGTGTTCACAACAAGCGTAAGACGCGATGTTGAAGATCTTAAGAGACTTGTCAGCAGAATGAAAGACATCAAAACAATGATGAATACCATGAACAGTAACCTGGCAGCAACTACTGATGATAATGCGATCGCAAATATCAAAAAAGAGATAGCTGCAGCTCAGAAATCCTATGATTACATGAAAGAAGAGCTTAAAGACATGTTTGGAAAAAAGATAACAAGCATGCAGGAAGCGCTTGATAAAGCAAATGTAGCGGTTACAGAAAATGGTACAAGATCAAGCAGACTTTCAATGGTTCAGTCAAGACTTCAGAATCAGCTTACTACTTTTAAGACTCTTCAGAGTGACAATGAAGATATTGATATGGCAGAGACAGCAACTAATCTTTCTACAGCAGAGCTTATATATCAGGCATCACTAATGGCAACAAGTAAGATCATGAAAGAATCACTTATGAACTATATTTAA